Proteins encoded in a region of the Quercus lobata isolate SW786 chromosome 8, ValleyOak3.0 Primary Assembly, whole genome shotgun sequence genome:
- the LOC115955348 gene encoding uncharacterized protein LOC115955348 isoform X2: MTGNSHCFVEWKEQFVSQERGNRVVHYFLKDSTGESIRAVVGTERSVRHMFYVVAEEFLQAYGKESSIHAGYKWRSRREVVDWLTSMLSKQNVHGDRSESPKHDSIQPLGSSESLMNGLSALRTQVPDDTGRLARSFKGHHSDIVWSGVAWKCGKQLKHYPEFCRNGITIAIRSFVLVMAKGENHYLAYLEDMYEDKRGQKKVKVRWFHYNQEVKGVIPVRNPHPKEVFFTPYSQVISAECVDGPATVLTREHYEKCVASFPHALLARVHLCYRQFRSNRVKPFDLSKLQGYSEQPILSCLGPDPSVRPESICHSLNGEEEERLSAGDDVKLGAKRTRSGRVCQRFLADNLRVRNSGRVHQMMTYEPYENLNYGFSGSRRLLSLKRIECPPWYTSPFKVDEKIELLCQDSGIRGCWFRCNVLQVSRKQMKVRYDDVQDEDGCGNLEEWIPAFKMAMPDKLGMRHSGRLTIRPAPPKEQVDLDLEVGTAVDAWWSDGWWEGVVTGLDNSSDGTTQIFIPGESLLLNIHKKDLRKSKDWMGDQWVDIQGKPDILSTISETIGSDTKLATSSNLVQDTKSGFSVSYVEAPSSTNFNTVEDEKLNSSSFASSDGLPEDMDRVDKKSPSLNDIKTEVDGVETNGSCDNVDDVQGNDDDDKHENDGENGDKTENLDNSGQDCEEVELMEVAS, from the exons ATAGTCACTGTTTTGTGGAGTGGAAAGAGCAATTTGTATCACAGGAGCGTGGTAACCGAGTGGTTCACTATTTCCTGAAAGATTCCACTGGGGAATCCATCCGTGCCGTTGTGGGAACTGAGAGAAGTGTTAGGCACATGTTCTATGTTGTTGCTGAGGAGTTTTTGCAGGCTTATGGGAAGGAAAGTTCCATCCATGCTGGTTATAAATGGCGGTCGAGGAGAGAGGTTGTGGACTGGCTTACTTCTATGCTATCGAAGCAGAATGTACATGGAGATCGGTCTG AATCTCCAAAACATGACTCAATACAACCTTTAGGGTCTTCTGAATCTCTAATGAATGGACTGAGCGCTCTGCGGACTCAAGTACCAGATGATAcg GGCCGACTTGCAAGGAGTTTCAAGGGACACCATTCAGACATTGTTTGGTCAGGTGTTGCATGGAAATGTGGTAAACAGCTCAAGCATTACCCAGAATTTTGCAGGAATGGGATTACAATAGCA ATTCGATCCTTTGTCCTTGTCATGGCGAAGGGAGAAAATCACTATCTTGCTTATCTGGAAGATATGTATGAAGACAAGAGGGGTCAGAAAAAGGTGAAAGTAAGGTGGTTTCACTACAATCAGGAAGTCAAGGGGGTAATTCCTGTACGAAATCCTCACCCAAAAGAAGTTTTCTTCACACCATATTCACAGGTCATTAGTGCAGAGTGTGTTGATGGCCCTGCCACAGTCTTAACTCGTGAACATTATGAGAAATGCGTAGCTTCTTTTCCTCATGCTTTGTTAGCCCGAGTACACCTGTGCTATAGGCAGTTCAGAAGCAACAGAGTGAAGCCCTTTGATCTCAGTAAATTGCAAGGCTATTCTGAGCAACCAATTCTCTCTTGTTTGGGTCCTGATCCCTCTGTAAGGCCCGAGTCTATATGCCATAGCTTGAatggggaagaagaagaacggttAAGCGCAGGTGACGATGTAAAGCTAGGAGCTAAGAGGACCAGAAGTGGTAGAGTTTGTCAAAGGTTTCTGGCTGATAATTTAAGGGTCAGAAATTCTGGTAGAGTTCACCAGATGATGACATATGAACCTTATGAGAACTTAAATTATGGTTTCTCAGGCAGCAGGAGATTGCTTTCTCTAAAGCGCATTGAATGTCCCCCTTGGTATACCTCACCATTTAAGGTTGATGAAAAGATAGAGTTGCTTTGCCAAGATAGTGGCATCAGAGGATGCTGGTTCAGGTGCAATGTCTTGCAGGTATCACGAAAACAGATGAAAGTTCGATATGATGATGTGCAGGATGAAGATGGATGCGGAAATCTTGAG GAATGGATCCCTGCTTTCAAAATGGCTATGCCTGATAAACTTGGCATGAGGCATTCGGGTCGCTTAACAATTAGGCCAGCCCCTCCTAAAGAGCAAGTAGACCTTGACCTTGAGGTTGGGACTGCAGTTGATGCATGGTGGAGTGATGGCTGGTGGGAAGGAGTTGTAACTGGATTGGATAACTCTAGTGATGGTACTACGCAAATTTTCATTCCAG GTGAGAGCTTACTTCTGAATATACACAAAAAGGATCTAAGAAAATCCAAAGATTGGATGGGGGACCAGTGGGTTGATATACAGGGAAAGCCTGACATACTCTCAACCATATCTGAAACTATTGGCTCAGACACCAAGCTTGCCACATCCTCAAACCTTGTCCAAGATACAAAATCTGGTTTTTCTGTGTCATATGTTGAAGCTCCTAGCAGTACTAATTTTAATACTGTTGAAGATGAAAAACTCAACTCATCTTCATTTGCCAGTTCTGATGGCCTTCCTGAAGATATGGACAGGGTTGATAAGAAGTCCCCATCATTAAATGACATAAAAACAGAGGTTGATGGTGTTGAGACGAATGGCAGTTGTGATAATGTAGATGATGTCCAAggtaatgatgatgatgacaaacATGAAAATGATGGTGAGAATGGTGACAAAACTGAGAATTTGGATAATTCTGGGCAGGATTGTGAAGAAGTAGAACTCATGGAAGTGGCATCATAA
- the LOC115955349 gene encoding pectinesterase QRT1, protein MGLSGFSAFVMVVLVVLDGVQVGFVKGESFAENYISWDDMKVDEHEAGLNTRYEYKGRRIIVVDKNGWGDSHTVQGAVDMVPEHNTERVKIYIHPGIYREKVLVPITKPYISLIGSQDQTAVTKITWNNKASDRDRIGLPLGTYRSASVTIESDYFCATNITVENTVVAVPGGFGMQAVALRIAGDKAMFYRVRILGTQDTLLDDTGSHYFYQCHIQGSVDFIFGTARSLYQDCVIQSTAKNWGAIAAHHRNSPYENTGFSFVNCTIRGTGEILLGRAWGDYSRAIYSYCDMDNIISSSGWSDWRHPSRQRTVVFGEYQCRGGGANTRGRVPWSKSFSYDEVRPFLDRKFIDGDQWLRL, encoded by the exons ATGGGTTTATCTGGTTTTAGTGCTTTTGTTATGGTTGTCTTGGTGGTTTTGGATGGTGTTCAAGTGGGATTTGTGAAAGGTGAAAGCTTTGCTGAGAATTATATTAGTTGGGATGATATGAAGGTTGATGAGCATGAGGCTGGATTGAACACTAGATATGAATATAAAGGAAGACGGATTATTGTGGTTGACAAGAATGGTTGGGGAGATTCTCATACAGTTCAAGGAGCAGTTGATATGGTTCCAGAGCATAATACAGAAAGagtaaaaatttatattcatCCAGGAATATACAG AGAAAAGGTACTTGTGCCAATTACCAAGCCATATATTTCTTTAATTGGGAGCCAGGATCAAACTGCAGTTACAAAAATTACTTGGAACAATAAAGCATCAGATAGAGACCGAATTGGACTTCCACTTGGAACCTACAGATCAGCTTCTGTGACCATAGAATCCGATTACTTTTGTGCAACTAATATCACTGTTGAG AACACAGTAGTTGCAGTGCCTGGAGGATTTGGAATGCAAGCAGTGGCACTTAGAATTGCTGGGGATAAAGCCATGTTCTATAGAGTCAGGATTTTGGGGACACAAGACACTCTCTTAGATGACACTGGATCACACTACTTCTACCAGTGTCATATTCAAGGAAGTGTAGACTTCATATTTGGAACTGCAAGATCACTTTATCAG GATTGTGTCATTCAATCAACAGCCAAGAATTGGGGAGCTATTGCAGCTCATCACAGAAATTCACCATATGAAAATACAGGGTTCTCTTTTGTAAACTGCACAATCAGAGGAACTGGTGAAATCTTATTGGGAAGAGCTTGGGGTGACTATTCAAGAGCAATTTACTCATACTGTGATATGGATAATATCATATCTTCCTCAGGATGGAGTGACTGGAGGCACCCATCTAGGCAGAG GACAGTGGTGTTTGGGGAATACCAATGCAGGGGCGGAGGAGCAAATACAAGAGGTCGGGTGCCATGGTCCAAATCTTTCAGTTATGATGAAGTTAGGCCTTTTCTGGACAGAAAATTCATAGATGGAGACCAGTGGCTTAGACTGTAG
- the LOC115955348 gene encoding uncharacterized protein LOC115955348 isoform X1 has protein sequence MTGNSHCFVEWKEQFVSQERGNRVVHYFLKDSTGESIRAVVGTERSVRHMFYVVAEEFLQAYGKESSIHAGYKWRSRREVVDWLTSMLSKQNVHGDRSDHFSITESPKHDSIQPLGSSESLMNGLSALRTQVPDDTGRLARSFKGHHSDIVWSGVAWKCGKQLKHYPEFCRNGITIAIRSFVLVMAKGENHYLAYLEDMYEDKRGQKKVKVRWFHYNQEVKGVIPVRNPHPKEVFFTPYSQVISAECVDGPATVLTREHYEKCVASFPHALLARVHLCYRQFRSNRVKPFDLSKLQGYSEQPILSCLGPDPSVRPESICHSLNGEEEERLSAGDDVKLGAKRTRSGRVCQRFLADNLRVRNSGRVHQMMTYEPYENLNYGFSGSRRLLSLKRIECPPWYTSPFKVDEKIELLCQDSGIRGCWFRCNVLQVSRKQMKVRYDDVQDEDGCGNLEEWIPAFKMAMPDKLGMRHSGRLTIRPAPPKEQVDLDLEVGTAVDAWWSDGWWEGVVTGLDNSSDGTTQIFIPGESLLLNIHKKDLRKSKDWMGDQWVDIQGKPDILSTISETIGSDTKLATSSNLVQDTKSGFSVSYVEAPSSTNFNTVEDEKLNSSSFASSDGLPEDMDRVDKKSPSLNDIKTEVDGVETNGSCDNVDDVQGNDDDDKHENDGENGDKTENLDNSGQDCEEVELMEVAS, from the exons ATAGTCACTGTTTTGTGGAGTGGAAAGAGCAATTTGTATCACAGGAGCGTGGTAACCGAGTGGTTCACTATTTCCTGAAAGATTCCACTGGGGAATCCATCCGTGCCGTTGTGGGAACTGAGAGAAGTGTTAGGCACATGTTCTATGTTGTTGCTGAGGAGTTTTTGCAGGCTTATGGGAAGGAAAGTTCCATCCATGCTGGTTATAAATGGCGGTCGAGGAGAGAGGTTGTGGACTGGCTTACTTCTATGCTATCGAAGCAGAATGTACATGGAGATCGGTCTG ACCATTTTTCAATTACAGAATCTCCAAAACATGACTCAATACAACCTTTAGGGTCTTCTGAATCTCTAATGAATGGACTGAGCGCTCTGCGGACTCAAGTACCAGATGATAcg GGCCGACTTGCAAGGAGTTTCAAGGGACACCATTCAGACATTGTTTGGTCAGGTGTTGCATGGAAATGTGGTAAACAGCTCAAGCATTACCCAGAATTTTGCAGGAATGGGATTACAATAGCA ATTCGATCCTTTGTCCTTGTCATGGCGAAGGGAGAAAATCACTATCTTGCTTATCTGGAAGATATGTATGAAGACAAGAGGGGTCAGAAAAAGGTGAAAGTAAGGTGGTTTCACTACAATCAGGAAGTCAAGGGGGTAATTCCTGTACGAAATCCTCACCCAAAAGAAGTTTTCTTCACACCATATTCACAGGTCATTAGTGCAGAGTGTGTTGATGGCCCTGCCACAGTCTTAACTCGTGAACATTATGAGAAATGCGTAGCTTCTTTTCCTCATGCTTTGTTAGCCCGAGTACACCTGTGCTATAGGCAGTTCAGAAGCAACAGAGTGAAGCCCTTTGATCTCAGTAAATTGCAAGGCTATTCTGAGCAACCAATTCTCTCTTGTTTGGGTCCTGATCCCTCTGTAAGGCCCGAGTCTATATGCCATAGCTTGAatggggaagaagaagaacggttAAGCGCAGGTGACGATGTAAAGCTAGGAGCTAAGAGGACCAGAAGTGGTAGAGTTTGTCAAAGGTTTCTGGCTGATAATTTAAGGGTCAGAAATTCTGGTAGAGTTCACCAGATGATGACATATGAACCTTATGAGAACTTAAATTATGGTTTCTCAGGCAGCAGGAGATTGCTTTCTCTAAAGCGCATTGAATGTCCCCCTTGGTATACCTCACCATTTAAGGTTGATGAAAAGATAGAGTTGCTTTGCCAAGATAGTGGCATCAGAGGATGCTGGTTCAGGTGCAATGTCTTGCAGGTATCACGAAAACAGATGAAAGTTCGATATGATGATGTGCAGGATGAAGATGGATGCGGAAATCTTGAG GAATGGATCCCTGCTTTCAAAATGGCTATGCCTGATAAACTTGGCATGAGGCATTCGGGTCGCTTAACAATTAGGCCAGCCCCTCCTAAAGAGCAAGTAGACCTTGACCTTGAGGTTGGGACTGCAGTTGATGCATGGTGGAGTGATGGCTGGTGGGAAGGAGTTGTAACTGGATTGGATAACTCTAGTGATGGTACTACGCAAATTTTCATTCCAG GTGAGAGCTTACTTCTGAATATACACAAAAAGGATCTAAGAAAATCCAAAGATTGGATGGGGGACCAGTGGGTTGATATACAGGGAAAGCCTGACATACTCTCAACCATATCTGAAACTATTGGCTCAGACACCAAGCTTGCCACATCCTCAAACCTTGTCCAAGATACAAAATCTGGTTTTTCTGTGTCATATGTTGAAGCTCCTAGCAGTACTAATTTTAATACTGTTGAAGATGAAAAACTCAACTCATCTTCATTTGCCAGTTCTGATGGCCTTCCTGAAGATATGGACAGGGTTGATAAGAAGTCCCCATCATTAAATGACATAAAAACAGAGGTTGATGGTGTTGAGACGAATGGCAGTTGTGATAATGTAGATGATGTCCAAggtaatgatgatgatgacaaacATGAAAATGATGGTGAGAATGGTGACAAAACTGAGAATTTGGATAATTCTGGGCAGGATTGTGAAGAAGTAGAACTCATGGAAGTGGCATCATAA